A stretch of the Acidisarcina sp. genome encodes the following:
- a CDS encoding Ig-like domain repeat protein, translated as MNVLTAKQKLRLGCIVLLAVTRAATGQTASVVLGPGTITTYAGNGSAGYTGDGGAATSATLNYPSEVRSDGSGNLYILDTGNAAVREVLASDGTIHTIAGTGTACSSSTAPCGDGGPAVQAQISSTTRGLFVTQSGVVYIADTGLNRIRMIDASGVMHTVAGTGTAGAAGDGGAATSAQLNAPRGVYLDGSGTLYISDSGNNTIRTVNSSGVISKFAGGASSVCAGATDAIGDGCPALSATLSLPAALWEDGSGKLYIADINNQRVRMIDPGGVMYTVAGNGTGGYSGDGGSATSAELHTPQDVVSDAAGDLYIADYANNRIRYVNVAGTITTFAGTGTAGYSGDGGSPQLARINQPHGVVLDPSGNLYILDYGNQRVRKVNLVTAAMSFGSVISQQSSTAQSVTLTSTGMMPLNITGITIPPSFKQVASGGTDCANGATLNPGAVCQLSLEFTPSDNSTQNATVTVATNATNLNGGAVNIAVSGTGIYNATVATQTTLTATPASTYPGQSVTLTATVSGAGGTPTGTVGFYAGSTLLGTVTLSSGTATLNTTALPSGTDSLTAQYSGDATFKPSTSPTTTVTAYSGPPDFSLVASTTSATALAGHSVQSNIVLTSLSGFSGALSLSCSGLPQNASCVFYPTSVTLSAGQKVTAFVTIGTTSAPPTINASIGGTKVSLGILGFFGVLFARRRRKCLAGLCTILLLSALTGAIGCASIPPQNHNVASGTYNITISAASGSVTHNATIALTVQ; from the coding sequence ATGAACGTTTTGACTGCGAAGCAAAAGCTTCGGTTGGGCTGCATCGTTTTGCTGGCAGTTACCAGGGCAGCCACGGGGCAGACTGCCTCTGTCGTACTTGGTCCTGGGACGATTACGACGTATGCGGGGAACGGATCGGCGGGCTACACAGGAGATGGTGGAGCGGCGACTTCAGCGACGCTGAATTATCCGAGTGAGGTGCGTTCGGATGGCTCGGGGAACCTTTACATACTGGATACGGGGAACGCGGCAGTGCGGGAGGTTCTGGCCTCCGACGGTACGATCCACACGATTGCCGGGACGGGCACGGCCTGTTCGTCGTCGACGGCGCCCTGCGGCGATGGCGGCCCTGCGGTGCAGGCGCAGATCAGTTCGACGACGCGGGGTCTTTTCGTAACGCAGAGCGGGGTTGTATATATCGCGGATACGGGACTGAACCGGATCCGGATGATCGACGCGAGCGGCGTGATGCATACGGTGGCGGGGACGGGTACGGCGGGAGCGGCCGGGGACGGGGGAGCGGCGACCTCGGCACAGCTGAACGCGCCACGCGGGGTGTATCTGGATGGCTCCGGGACCCTCTACATCTCGGACTCGGGCAACAACACGATCCGCACGGTGAACAGCTCGGGGGTGATCTCGAAGTTCGCCGGCGGGGCGTCGAGCGTGTGCGCGGGAGCGACCGACGCGATCGGCGATGGCTGCCCGGCGCTGAGCGCCACGCTGTCGCTGCCGGCGGCGCTGTGGGAGGACGGGTCGGGGAAGCTTTATATCGCCGATATCAACAACCAGCGGGTGCGGATGATCGACCCCGGCGGCGTGATGTATACGGTGGCGGGGAACGGGACGGGGGGCTACAGCGGGGACGGGGGATCGGCTACTTCGGCCGAGCTTCACACGCCGCAGGACGTGGTGAGCGACGCGGCCGGGGACCTGTACATCGCCGACTATGCCAACAACCGGATTCGCTATGTGAACGTGGCGGGAACGATCACGACGTTTGCGGGAACGGGGACGGCGGGCTACAGCGGTGATGGCGGTTCGCCCCAGCTGGCCCGGATCAACCAGCCGCACGGAGTGGTGCTCGATCCTTCCGGCAACCTTTATATCCTGGACTATGGAAATCAACGGGTTCGCAAGGTGAACCTGGTGACCGCGGCGATGAGCTTCGGCAGCGTTATCAGCCAGCAGTCGAGCACGGCGCAGAGCGTTACGCTGACCTCGACCGGGATGATGCCGCTTAACATCACCGGCATCACGATCCCGCCGTCGTTCAAGCAGGTTGCCTCGGGCGGGACGGACTGCGCGAACGGCGCGACGCTCAACCCGGGCGCGGTCTGCCAGCTCAGTCTGGAGTTTACGCCCTCCGACAACAGCACGCAGAACGCCACGGTGACAGTCGCCACCAACGCCACGAACCTGAACGGCGGAGCGGTGAACATCGCGGTCAGCGGAACCGGGATCTACAACGCCACAGTCGCGACGCAGACGACACTGACGGCTACGCCCGCCAGCACGTACCCTGGGCAGAGCGTGACGCTGACGGCAACGGTGAGCGGAGCCGGCGGAACGCCGACGGGCACGGTTGGCTTCTATGCAGGCAGCACGCTTCTGGGCACTGTAACGCTCAGCTCCGGCACAGCAACGCTGAACACCACAGCGCTGCCTTCGGGAACGGACAGCCTGACCGCGCAGTACAGCGGCGACGCTACCTTCAAGCCCTCAACCAGCCCTACAACCACCGTCACCGCCTACAGCGGCCCACCGGACTTTTCCCTCGTAGCCAGCACGACATCTGCAACCGCGCTTGCTGGTCATTCGGTACAGAGCAACATAGTGCTCACGTCGCTCTCTGGGTTTTCCGGCGCTCTATCGTTGAGTTGCAGTGGCTTGCCGCAGAACGCAAGCTGCGTCTTCTATCCAACCAGTGTGACGCTTAGCGCCGGCCAGAAGGTCACAGCATTCGTGACCATCGGCACGACGTCTGCTCCGCCCACCATCAATGCGAGCATCGGAGGCACCAAGGTTTCGCTCGGCATACTCGGCTTCTTTGGCGTGCTGTTTGCGCGTAGACGCCGAAAATGTCTTGCTGGGTTGTGCACGATTCTGCTGCTGTCGGCGCTTACCGGCGCGATCGGCTGCGCCAGCATACCGCCGCAGAATCACAACGTAGCTTCCGGAACATACAACATCACGATCTCTGCCGCGAGCGGCAGCGTTACCCACAACGCCACGATTGCGCTGACGGTGCAATAA
- a CDS encoding FAD-dependent oxidoreductase: MKRILLTLSFGIVFLVSFPTAFFAQPALDKHYDVVVAGAGTGGVSAAIQAARMGARVALLEESDWIGGQLAAGVGTMDEGVGPNGTPPSGIYAEFLKRASAYYSSRGKSISTCYWSANLQHCVTPIAAREILMDMIDEVNAKGAQGSRGHIDLYLQDRVTRVLAKDDVVTGVVTSQNQQWSSSILIDATEYGDVIPLTPARYRMGHSVNADGEPSCIQAITWVAEIKKYPQGMPKGFVLQDPPSGYEKWKPNFETSMRIDGNPADRKLPVSFAEYVGYRGLPDTANPANYNGAEIGKITRSAMNWFNDLDVTTDLFDRTKRQRILCEAKRKTLANIYYFQHEMGETQWSVANDEGFDTSYNKMNSCPDIPAEYKAVEENLPQIPYVRESIRIVGEYTLTGGDIRRERNWSMSVKGFTDAIAVGDYADDLHSCNSKPEFFEQDLEHITDLPPGFRFGPFQVPLRSLIPEKVDGLLAAEKNISQSRLANGATRLQPITMLTGQAAGALAALAISEHKQPRYVDPQQVQLTLLASGVILSRQHLSLTIGSKVWQAVEFALVNGWIGDEENIDFDPHKTVTRSIGARILAKAFLSNNSHSLSVADITHKFDMAPNTVKQIYPDVPLYSADFNAVTALHNEGAIVPCVQKNKNFCPDDPLTPGEFLQSVTRLMRKKKWDSGTEKPMLVNSTPDRGRQQLTIEDAAVILCNAARVKASRN; the protein is encoded by the coding sequence GTGAAACGAATTCTTCTTACGCTCAGCTTCGGAATAGTGTTTCTTGTCTCCTTCCCAACTGCTTTCTTTGCACAGCCCGCCCTCGATAAGCATTACGACGTGGTTGTTGCAGGTGCGGGCACGGGGGGTGTGTCGGCTGCCATTCAGGCTGCCAGAATGGGAGCCCGGGTTGCCCTGCTGGAAGAGAGCGACTGGATTGGAGGCCAACTGGCTGCAGGTGTGGGGACGATGGATGAAGGCGTCGGGCCGAACGGTACGCCGCCATCCGGTATCTACGCGGAGTTCCTGAAGCGCGCCTCTGCCTACTACTCGAGCCGGGGAAAATCGATCAGCACATGCTACTGGAGTGCCAATCTGCAGCATTGCGTCACGCCAATCGCCGCACGTGAAATTCTGATGGACATGATCGACGAGGTGAATGCGAAGGGCGCTCAGGGATCGCGCGGGCATATCGATCTTTACCTTCAGGATCGCGTTACCCGCGTTCTGGCGAAGGACGACGTTGTCACCGGTGTTGTTACGTCGCAGAATCAGCAATGGTCGTCTTCGATTCTCATCGACGCGACGGAGTATGGCGACGTAATCCCCCTGACGCCGGCGCGCTACCGTATGGGCCATTCCGTGAATGCAGACGGTGAGCCCAGTTGCATCCAGGCAATCACCTGGGTCGCTGAGATCAAAAAGTACCCGCAGGGCATGCCCAAGGGGTTTGTGTTGCAGGATCCGCCGTCAGGGTATGAAAAGTGGAAACCGAACTTTGAAACCTCCATGCGCATCGACGGGAACCCGGCAGATCGGAAGCTTCCGGTTAGCTTTGCTGAGTACGTTGGCTACCGGGGATTACCCGATACTGCCAATCCCGCGAATTATAACGGTGCCGAGATTGGCAAAATCACGCGCAGCGCGATGAACTGGTTCAACGATCTCGACGTGACCACCGACCTCTTCGACCGCACCAAGCGACAGCGGATTCTCTGCGAGGCGAAGCGGAAGACACTGGCCAATATTTACTACTTCCAGCATGAAATGGGCGAAACGCAATGGTCAGTGGCCAATGACGAAGGCTTTGACACGTCTTATAACAAGATGAATTCGTGCCCTGACATTCCGGCAGAATACAAAGCCGTCGAAGAAAATCTTCCCCAGATTCCCTATGTGCGCGAGAGCATTCGGATTGTAGGGGAATACACGCTCACCGGTGGCGATATTCGCCGCGAGCGCAATTGGTCGATGTCGGTGAAGGGTTTCACGGATGCAATTGCTGTTGGTGATTACGCCGACGATCTCCATAGCTGTAACTCCAAGCCGGAATTCTTCGAACAGGACCTCGAACACATTACAGATTTGCCACCGGGGTTTCGCTTCGGACCATTTCAGGTGCCTCTGCGTTCCCTCATTCCAGAGAAAGTCGACGGACTTCTCGCTGCGGAAAAGAACATATCGCAATCGCGCCTGGCCAACGGAGCCACCCGGCTCCAGCCGATTACGATGCTGACAGGTCAGGCGGCGGGTGCGCTGGCGGCGCTGGCGATATCCGAACACAAGCAGCCCAGGTATGTGGATCCGCAGCAAGTGCAGCTTACTTTGCTTGCGTCTGGAGTGATTCTCTCGCGTCAGCATCTGAGCCTCACGATCGGCTCCAAGGTGTGGCAGGCTGTCGAGTTTGCCCTCGTCAATGGATGGATAGGGGACGAGGAGAACATCGACTTCGACCCGCACAAAACTGTCACGCGATCAATCGGGGCACGGATCCTGGCGAAAGCATTCCTGAGCAACAATTCTCATAGCCTATCGGTGGCTGACATTACGCACAAGTTCGATATGGCGCCGAACACGGTGAAGCAGATCTATCCTGACGTTCCTCTTTATTCAGCCGATTTCAATGCCGTGACCGCCTTACATAATGAAGGGGCCATTGTGCCGTGCGTGCAGAAGAACAAGAATTTTTGCCCCGACGATCCGCTGACGCCAGGTGAATTTCTGCAATCGGTAACGCGGTTAATGAGAAAGAAGAAGTGGGATTCGGGGACGGAAAAGCCGATGCTCGTGAATTCCACGCCTGACCGCGGACGTCAGCAGTTGACGATCGAAGACGCGGCGGTCATTCTCTGTAACGCTGCACGCGTGAAGGCCAGCAGGAATTAG
- a CDS encoding glycoside hydrolase family 2 TIM barrel-domain containing protein: MSKETSNAEGRQSPNARSVWDLGTLKWQVCGFAPFLWGVDKCTDIHQAPDAEVGPIDAPVPGSVQKALLNAGIIPDWNVGLNAREVEWVENRDWIYQTQLPDEWLREGTRLRLRCGGLDYAGSILLNGASVLDFEGSFTPYEVDLKPHLKPSGNLLQIWFQQSPRWLGQFGHTSRMKEEKPRFNYSWDWTSRLVQIGIWDSVTLEVVREAEIGKIRCIPRLSLDSITGNLQFSATTTGGKLLEVALKDGNRVLRKQTVAVGEGAAELSWDHLPVELWWPNGLGKQTLYDLHIRLLDEQNQLIDSRMLRVGFRHIEWKRTRGAAENAHPYLCVVNGKELFLFGVNWTPILPNFADVQREDYTKRIAVYRDIGVNVLRVWGGGFPERQWLFDLCDENGFLVWQEFPLSSSGLDNYPPADETSIRRLSEVAESYIQRLQHHTSLALWCGGNELQDDLAGHVSSDPTLTIEHHPLIERLREIVQQHDPGRYFVPTSPFGPIGSFTRQTCGENKHEDVHGPWTFDGPVDGAWRDLWQHDDAMFHSEMGAPSASPAAMIRRFRGNLPAVPGTHSNPLWNRQPWWIEWPKFALEKGREPASLEEFVTWSQKRQADALTLAVSAMKSRFPACGGVILWMGHDCFPCTANTSIVDFDGEPKPAAMALKNVIRKA, translated from the coding sequence ATGAGCAAAGAGACTAGCAACGCAGAAGGACGCCAGTCGCCCAATGCACGGAGCGTTTGGGACCTGGGTACGTTGAAATGGCAAGTATGCGGCTTTGCCCCTTTTCTGTGGGGTGTAGACAAGTGCACGGATATCCATCAGGCCCCGGATGCTGAAGTTGGTCCGATCGACGCCCCGGTACCCGGATCCGTACAGAAGGCGCTGCTCAATGCCGGAATCATTCCGGACTGGAACGTCGGTCTGAACGCTCGCGAGGTGGAGTGGGTTGAGAATCGCGATTGGATCTATCAGACACAGCTTCCAGATGAGTGGCTTCGGGAAGGAACCAGGTTGCGGCTACGCTGCGGCGGGCTCGACTATGCAGGCAGTATCTTACTAAACGGGGCATCGGTTCTCGATTTCGAAGGCAGCTTCACGCCGTACGAGGTTGATCTAAAGCCTCATCTAAAGCCATCGGGCAATCTGCTGCAAATCTGGTTTCAGCAATCGCCCCGCTGGCTCGGTCAGTTCGGACACACATCGCGGATGAAAGAAGAAAAGCCGCGCTTCAACTACTCCTGGGACTGGACAAGTCGCCTCGTGCAGATCGGAATCTGGGATTCAGTCACTCTTGAAGTCGTGCGGGAAGCGGAAATTGGCAAGATTCGATGCATCCCGCGACTTTCACTCGATTCAATAACTGGCAACCTTCAATTCTCTGCTACCACGACGGGTGGCAAGCTTCTTGAAGTGGCCCTCAAGGATGGCAACCGGGTACTCCGCAAGCAAACAGTTGCTGTTGGCGAGGGAGCTGCCGAGCTCTCATGGGATCACTTGCCTGTGGAACTCTGGTGGCCCAATGGACTCGGCAAGCAGACTCTCTACGATCTCCACATCCGTCTTCTCGACGAGCAGAATCAGTTGATAGATTCCAGAATGCTGCGAGTTGGCTTCCGGCATATCGAGTGGAAACGCACCCGGGGTGCAGCGGAAAACGCCCATCCCTATCTTTGCGTCGTGAATGGCAAGGAGTTGTTCCTCTTCGGAGTGAACTGGACGCCGATTCTTCCCAACTTTGCCGACGTGCAACGCGAGGACTACACCAAAAGAATCGCAGTGTATCGAGATATCGGCGTGAATGTGCTGCGCGTATGGGGGGGCGGATTTCCTGAACGCCAATGGCTCTTTGATCTGTGCGACGAAAATGGCTTTCTTGTCTGGCAGGAATTTCCTCTCTCCAGCTCCGGCCTGGACAACTACCCGCCTGCGGATGAAACCTCCATCCGGAGACTCTCAGAGGTGGCGGAGTCGTATATTCAGCGCCTGCAGCACCACACATCGCTGGCTCTGTGGTGCGGCGGCAACGAGCTGCAGGATGACCTTGCGGGTCACGTCAGCAGCGATCCAACGCTTACCATCGAGCACCATCCTCTGATCGAACGGCTCAGAGAAATCGTCCAGCAGCACGATCCTGGCCGCTACTTCGTCCCCACCAGTCCCTTTGGCCCCATCGGCAGCTTCACTCGACAGACGTGCGGCGAGAATAAGCACGAAGATGTCCATGGTCCCTGGACCTTTGATGGCCCTGTCGACGGAGCCTGGCGCGATCTGTGGCAGCACGATGACGCCATGTTCCATTCCGAAATGGGTGCACCTTCGGCCAGCCCTGCGGCCATGATTCGCCGCTTCCGGGGGAACCTGCCGGCGGTGCCCGGAACGCACAGCAATCCGCTCTGGAACCGCCAGCCATGGTGGATCGAGTGGCCGAAATTCGCGTTGGAGAAAGGGAGAGAGCCAGCGTCTCTTGAAGAATTCGTGACTTGGAGCCAGAAGCGGCAGGCCGATGCGCTCACGCTCGCCGTCTCCGCCATGAAGTCGCGTTTCCCTGCATGCGGCGGAGTGATTCTCTGGATGGGGCACGACTGTTTCCCCTGCACTGCCAACACGTCCATTGTTGACTTTGACGGGGAGCCAAAACCTGCTGCTATGGCCCTCAAAAATGTGATTCGAAAAGCATGA
- a CDS encoding LacI family DNA-binding transcriptional regulator: protein MIDHCFKPAGIKEIAQALGISIGTVDRALHNRSGVSAKTRANVLKMAERLQYRPNLAARNLKLNRRIRLAVHLPKEIASFFDPLREGVRTAAAAVSGVKMDLDFRAYPWLGEGDVELLEQDLERDYDGILITPGSPAILESTIRRFTDRGTAVVCVASDAPRSSRLSAVCVDAAVSGAIAAELLGRVLQSESMVATITGDLGTYDHGEKLRGFAGTLAVVAPHLTLLPAIETYDQPKDAYQATVALLKRKPRAAGLYISTANSLPVLKALEEHGLLGRVQVVATDLFPELAALLESGKILATIYQRPFTQGRVAFETLIRHLVEGVRPEPVTQLAPYIILRSNLHLFLPRLVEGRTHPDDNAAISGEGEAAAGISRQES, encoded by the coding sequence ATGATTGACCATTGCTTCAAGCCTGCGGGTATTAAGGAAATCGCCCAGGCACTCGGTATTTCGATCGGAACCGTCGATCGCGCCCTTCACAACCGCAGCGGTGTGAGTGCGAAGACGCGGGCAAACGTACTGAAGATGGCAGAGCGCCTGCAGTACCGGCCCAATCTGGCTGCCCGCAACTTGAAGCTCAACCGCAGAATTCGTCTTGCCGTTCACCTGCCCAAAGAGATTGCGTCGTTTTTCGATCCTCTGCGAGAGGGTGTGCGCACCGCGGCGGCAGCCGTCTCGGGAGTCAAGATGGATCTCGATTTCCGCGCTTATCCGTGGCTTGGCGAAGGCGATGTCGAACTGTTGGAGCAGGACCTCGAACGTGACTATGACGGCATACTGATCACCCCGGGAAGTCCTGCCATCCTGGAATCGACAATCCGACGCTTTACGGACAGAGGCACAGCCGTGGTCTGCGTTGCCAGCGACGCTCCGCGCTCCAGCCGGTTATCGGCGGTGTGCGTCGATGCCGCGGTGAGCGGGGCAATCGCCGCTGAACTTCTTGGCCGGGTGCTCCAATCGGAAAGCATGGTTGCCACCATTACCGGAGACCTGGGCACCTACGATCACGGCGAAAAATTGCGCGGTTTTGCAGGGACACTGGCGGTCGTCGCGCCGCACCTGACGCTGTTACCAGCGATCGAGACCTACGATCAACCGAAAGATGCCTATCAGGCGACAGTCGCTCTCTTAAAGCGAAAACCCAGAGCCGCAGGACTCTACATCAGTACCGCGAACAGCCTGCCTGTACTCAAAGCACTCGAAGAACACGGCCTTCTTGGACGCGTGCAGGTCGTGGCCACAGACTTGTTCCCGGAACTCGCCGCGCTTCTGGAGTCGGGTAAGATTCTGGCGACGATCTACCAGCGCCCGTTTACGCAGGGAAGAGTCGCATTCGAAACGCTTATCCGTCACCTTGTTGAAGGCGTTCGTCCCGAACCTGTGACCCAGCTTGCACCTTATATCATTCTGCGCAGCAACCTACACCTCTTTCTCCCGCGCCTTGTCGAAGGTCGAACTCATCCCGACGATAATGCGGCAATTTCAGGAGAAGGCGAAGCGGCCGCCGGGATATCTCGTCAGGAAAGCTAA
- a CDS encoding TonB-dependent receptor, which translates to MKETIMRRIEIFCCIVLLLTAFVPMAKAQTASGSVSGELRDTSNALIQNASLTLTDINTGLSRTTTTDGHGIYAFASVPAGQYHLVAEKDGFDKIETTFNLEIAQQQRFDFQMNVGSVNLVVEVKSDNVAIDTSTSGLGTVISSKEVTNLPMDGRNVFALASLVPGVLPGGGFGAGLSTTRGAAIAAASNNFRANGGVSGMNEILLDGIPVTVCCQGQPALVPNVDIVSQFKVQTNVPPANFGRSSGGILNIITKSGGAAVRGSIYEYMRNAVLDANGWFANHNNAGVQALVYNQFGGTLGGPLWIPHVLDRKKTFFFFGFEGVQSSRSTYSEITVPTPLMRSGDLSEGPGIVYDPDNTFTVGGQFKRLPLPNNAAGKCCIVPANRQNKIALAMMSLWPEPNLPTPQAPRATSNYGFFARQFDSDRQYSGRVDRTINQRYSLLLRGTYSTNVDKRGGPFGSYTDVNSQQQSLRASVIEWDNTIVLTPTMFLNAHYGFSWQANQMHGGGLNQSAVDFGFPGNFVVQQQTPGIPTESVNGYWAISQIAAQQFYHYTHIAGLGITLQRGPHTFQAGWDGRLFLNNVFPVTNGAGSFGYGTLFTVGPLGTDQPVIGQAQYDSFASYLLGLPSGGSISVMSAFAYRQPYSAFYIQDDWRVVPRLTLNLGVRYDLEGGPLERNNKLSQLNPTAANPLSGEVGLPFTGTIEYGGAGRSRRMWTMPLNEFAPRIGFAFNLSNQNVLRGGYGIFYLPTTQRLYDSGNPAFAVTTQYLASLNGGQTAAGSLSNPYPTGIAQVQGAKAGPMAAIGTDIGSVLYNSIPGYVQQWNFGIMSQRTRTTVVGLAYAGAHGVHLPIHLNANDLNPKYFGAPGDTNAVNKLLYSLYPNPFQPYITSGPLSQSTISQRQLLNAFPQYSSVTEQYLSRGSSSYNSLQAILRSQTNYFTATLTYTWSKSIGNVNNNTTSFLDTGSPNYQNSYNLAIERAVDPTDTPQRFTAGVIARLPVGRGQLWGKHIARWGNALVGDWTLTTITTLQSGLPLNVTAAGGPLLSGPRPNRVPGVNPLTVGSIRNRLGPDSPNGVGYLYPGAFNYTLAFQLGNVPRLSPNIRAQGVLNSDISAIKDINFERAWHLQLRGEAFNVFNRVQFDRPASTFGLSTFGAISNQANRPRQVQAAMKLIW; encoded by the coding sequence ATGAAAGAAACAATCATGCGCCGCATCGAAATCTTCTGCTGCATCGTGTTGCTGCTCACGGCATTTGTGCCGATGGCTAAGGCTCAGACAGCATCCGGATCGGTGAGTGGGGAATTGCGCGACACTTCCAACGCTCTGATCCAGAATGCTTCGTTAACGCTGACGGATATAAATACTGGTTTGAGCCGCACGACCACGACGGATGGGCATGGTATTTACGCTTTTGCCAGCGTCCCCGCTGGCCAGTACCATCTGGTCGCGGAGAAGGACGGCTTCGACAAGATTGAGACCACTTTCAATCTTGAAATCGCCCAGCAACAGCGCTTCGATTTTCAAATGAATGTCGGCTCCGTAAACCTCGTTGTCGAAGTAAAATCCGACAACGTTGCTATAGACACAAGCACTTCCGGCCTCGGCACGGTTATCTCGAGTAAAGAGGTTACAAACCTTCCGATGGATGGCCGTAACGTGTTCGCGCTGGCTTCCCTGGTCCCCGGCGTTCTTCCGGGCGGAGGGTTCGGCGCCGGCCTGTCGACAACGCGCGGTGCGGCGATTGCCGCCGCATCAAACAATTTCCGCGCAAATGGCGGCGTTTCCGGCATGAACGAGATTCTGCTCGACGGAATTCCGGTTACTGTCTGCTGTCAGGGGCAGCCTGCTCTGGTCCCCAATGTCGACATCGTTTCGCAGTTCAAGGTACAGACTAACGTTCCTCCCGCGAACTTCGGCCGCTCGAGTGGCGGCATTCTGAACATCATCACCAAGTCAGGAGGCGCGGCTGTCAGAGGTTCCATCTACGAATACATGCGCAACGCTGTGCTCGACGCAAATGGATGGTTCGCCAACCACAACAACGCCGGCGTACAGGCGCTCGTCTACAACCAGTTTGGCGGAACGCTTGGCGGCCCCCTCTGGATTCCGCATGTGCTGGATCGCAAAAAGACCTTTTTCTTCTTTGGCTTTGAAGGAGTGCAGTCCAGCCGTAGTACCTACAGCGAGATCACCGTACCCACGCCGCTGATGCGATCCGGCGATCTCTCCGAAGGGCCAGGCATCGTTTACGACCCCGACAATACTTTCACCGTCGGGGGGCAATTCAAGCGTCTGCCATTGCCGAATAACGCCGCCGGAAAATGCTGCATCGTGCCGGCCAACAGGCAAAATAAGATTGCCCTGGCGATGATGTCGTTGTGGCCGGAGCCCAATCTGCCGACCCCGCAAGCGCCACGAGCCACCTCGAACTACGGCTTCTTCGCGCGCCAGTTCGATTCCGACCGGCAATATAGCGGCCGTGTCGACCGCACCATCAATCAGCGCTACTCCTTGCTGTTGCGGGGCACCTACAGCACGAACGTCGACAAGCGCGGCGGCCCTTTCGGGAGCTACACCGATGTCAACTCCCAGCAGCAGTCCCTGCGTGCCTCCGTCATCGAGTGGGACAACACCATCGTGCTTACGCCTACGATGTTTCTCAACGCCCACTACGGCTTTTCCTGGCAAGCCAACCAGATGCATGGCGGGGGGCTTAATCAATCAGCGGTTGATTTCGGATTTCCCGGGAATTTCGTCGTGCAACAGCAAACGCCCGGCATTCCAACCGAATCGGTCAACGGCTACTGGGCAATCAGCCAGATTGCTGCGCAGCAGTTCTATCACTACACGCACATTGCCGGTTTGGGCATTACTCTGCAGCGCGGTCCACACACCTTCCAGGCAGGATGGGATGGACGGCTGTTTCTGAACAACGTTTTCCCCGTCACCAACGGTGCGGGCTCTTTCGGATACGGCACGTTGTTCACTGTAGGCCCGCTCGGTACGGATCAACCGGTTATTGGACAGGCGCAATACGACTCCTTCGCCTCGTATCTACTCGGTCTGCCTTCCGGTGGCAGTATCTCCGTCATGTCTGCCTTCGCCTACCGGCAGCCTTACAGCGCATTCTATATTCAGGACGACTGGCGCGTGGTCCCGAGGCTGACGCTCAACCTCGGCGTCCGCTACGATCTTGAGGGCGGGCCGCTCGAGCGGAACAATAAGCTTTCGCAACTGAACCCCACCGCTGCTAATCCACTCTCGGGCGAAGTGGGCCTGCCATTCACAGGGACGATAGAGTATGGCGGCGCTGGTCGCAGCCGCCGTATGTGGACCATGCCGCTCAACGAATTTGCACCCCGAATCGGTTTTGCGTTCAATCTCTCCAATCAAAATGTTCTTCGCGGTGGTTATGGCATCTTCTATCTGCCTACCACGCAACGCCTCTACGACAGCGGTAATCCTGCCTTCGCCGTCACGACCCAATACCTGGCCTCGTTGAATGGCGGACAGACTGCGGCGGGCTCACTTAGCAACCCCTACCCGACGGGTATCGCTCAGGTTCAGGGGGCGAAAGCCGGCCCGATGGCCGCTATCGGCACAGATATCGGGAGCGTGCTTTATAACTCGATTCCCGGCTATGTCCAGCAGTGGAATTTCGGCATCATGTCGCAGCGTACGCGAACCACCGTGGTTGGTCTTGCGTATGCCGGCGCTCATGGCGTGCACCTGCCGATCCACCTCAACGCCAATGATCTAAACCCCAAGTACTTCGGCGCGCCTGGCGATACCAACGCCGTGAACAAGCTCTTGTACTCCCTCTACCCCAATCCCTTTCAGCCATACATCACCAGTGGTCCGCTGTCGCAGTCTACGATCTCGCAAAGGCAGTTGCTCAATGCTTTCCCGCAGTACAGTTCCGTCACCGAGCAGTATCTTTCGCGCGGATCGTCCTCCTACAACAGCCTGCAGGCCATCCTTCGGAGCCAGACGAATTACTTCACCGCAACGCTTACTTACACATGGTCGAAGAGCATCGGCAACGTGAACAACAACACGACCAGTTTTCTCGACACAGGCTCACCCAACTATCAGAACTCCTACAACCTGGCCATTGAGCGCGCTGTCGATCCCACCGATACTCCTCAACGCTTCACAGCCGGGGTTATCGCGCGCCTGCCGGTCGGCCGTGGACAACTGTGGGGGAAACACATTGCAAGATGGGGCAATGCGCTCGTCGGGGATTGGACGCTGACGACGATCACCACCTTGCAAAGCGGTCTGCCTCTCAACGTTACCGCTGCGGGTGGTCCACTGCTTTCCGGACCGCGTCCGAATCGCGTACCTGGCGTAAACCCGCTCACCGTTGGTTCGATCCGCAATCGTCTGGGGCCGGATAGTCCCAACGGCGTTGGCTACTTGTACCCTGGAGCCTTCAATTACACATTGGCCTTTCAGCTCGGCAATGTGCCGCGCTTGTCTCCCAATATTCGCGCTCAGGGTGTATTGAATTCCGATATCTCGGCCATAAAGGACATCAACTTCGAGAGAGCCTGGCATCTGCAACTTCGCGGCGAGGCCTTCAATGTCTTCAACCGCGTGCAGTTTGACAGGCCTGCGTCGACATTCGGCCTGTCCACCTTTGGCGCGATCTCCAATCAAGCGAATCGTCCCCGTCAGGTTCAGGCGGCCATGAAGCTGATCTGGTAG